From the Streptomyces sp. 846.5 genome, the window TGATTCAACGTCAAGACCCATGGACGCCTCCCGGCACCCACCCCCACTTCGGAGGGCCGATGGTCGACACCAGCACATCCGACGTCCCGATTGGCCCACTGGCCTCAAACCGGCGAACCTTCCTGATCAGGGCTGCGACGGCGACTGCCCTGTCGCTCGTTCCCATGGTCCTGCGTACAGGACCGGCTTGGGCGGGCAGTCCCGCGGACTACCCGGAGTACCCGTACCCGACGACTCTCCTGGGTGCCTACGACGAGCACTACCGGGGGCAGTTCCACTTCAGTTCGCGCTCGGGGTGGATGAACGACATCAACGGCCCGTTGTACTACAAGGGCGTCTACCACATCTTCTACCAGCACAACCCGCACGGTCTGGCCTGGGACACCATGCACTGGGGCCATGCGACCAGTCCCGACCTGGTGCACTGGACGCAGCAGCCGATCGCATTGGAGCCGGGCGTGCAGCCGGGCAATCTGTGGTCGGGGGCGGGTGTGGTGGACAAGTCCAACGTCACCGGCCTGAAGTCAGGGCAGGACGACCCGATCGTGGTATTCACCGGCACCGGCGGGGTCCTGATGGACTACAGCACCGATGGTGCGAAGACCTTCAAGTCCTATGGCAACGGCCGCGTGGTGGCGGTTCCGCCGGCGGCCAGCACCGACAGCCGCGACCCGAAGGTGCTGTGGGATGCGGCCCGCAAACGCTGGGTCATGGTGTTCTGGTCCAACGAGGGCGGCAACGGGTACGACATCTACACCTCGACCAACCTGCTGGACTGGACCTACGCCAGCCGGTTCGCCGCCGACTGGCTGTACGAGTGTCCGGACCTGTACCCGATGCAGGTGGACGGGGGCTCAACGACCAAGTGGGTGCTGAACGCCGCGAGCACGAAGTACGTGGTCGGAGACTTCGACGGAACCACGTTCACCACGACTTGGACCGAGCCGGTGCAGATGGACGTGGGACGCAACATCTACGCCGGGCAGGTGTTCAACGACATGCCCGACGGTCGGATAGTGGAGATGGCTTGGCAGCAGAGCAACTTCGGCGACATCTGGACCGGCAACCTGACCTTCCCGGTCGAGCTGAAGCTGGTCACCTACCCGGAGGGTCTGCGTATCACCCGCACCCCGGTCGCCGAGATCGCGTCGATCCGGGCCCATCCGCGGTCGTGGGCGAACCAGACCGTCACCGCCGACCCGGCCGGCAATCCGCTCGCGGGCATCGCCGCGGACACCTACGAGGTTGTCGCCGAGTTCGACACCACCACCGCGACCGCCTCCAGGTTCGGATTGAAGCTGCACACGTACCCGGACGGCTCCTGCAACAGCGATGTGACCTACGACCGCACCCAGCAGACGCTGATGGGGATCTCCCTCGCACCGGTCAACGGCCGGATCAAGGTGCACGTCCTGGTCGACCGGGACCAGTTGGAGGTCTTCGGCAACGACGGCAAGCTGTCCTCCAGCAACAACGTCGACTTCGACCCCGCCCTCGACAGCCGGGGGGTCTCGGTCTACGCCCAGGACGGCAGCGTGAAGCTGGTCTCGCTGCTCTACAACGAGCTGCAGCGCGCCTGGCCGGCATTCATCCCGATTGCCAACCCAGGCAGCAACCTGGCCGGTCCCTGGCAGGCCAGCGGCGGCATGTGGGCCAATATCACCGACGGCAACACTTGCTCCGCCACTGGTGACGGCTTCTACCTGAGCGGCGAGACCGGTACGGACTTCACCTACGAGGCCGACCTGTCGCTCGGGACGGCAGTCGCCGCCGGAATCACCTTCCGGGCCAACGCAAGCCTGACCCAGCAGTACACCGCGAACATCAACACCAGCGGCGGCGGGCAGATCAAGCTGTGGCGGCCCGGCTCCGACCTGGCGACCTACAGCACACCGATCACCCCGGGCCACGCCTACCACCTCAAGGTCGTCGCGGTCGGGTCCCGGATCAGGG encodes:
- a CDS encoding glycoside hydrolase family 32 protein; translated protein: MVLRTGPAWAGSPADYPEYPYPTTLLGAYDEHYRGQFHFSSRSGWMNDINGPLYYKGVYHIFYQHNPHGLAWDTMHWGHATSPDLVHWTQQPIALEPGVQPGNLWSGAGVVDKSNVTGLKSGQDDPIVVFTGTGGVLMDYSTDGAKTFKSYGNGRVVAVPPAASTDSRDPKVLWDAARKRWVMVFWSNEGGNGYDIYTSTNLLDWTYASRFAADWLYECPDLYPMQVDGGSTTKWVLNAASTKYVVGDFDGTTFTTTWTEPVQMDVGRNIYAGQVFNDMPDGRIVEMAWQQSNFGDIWTGNLTFPVELKLVTYPEGLRITRTPVAEIASIRAHPRSWANQTVTADPAGNPLAGIAADTYEVVAEFDTTTATASRFGLKLHTYPDGSCNSDVTYDRTQQTLMGISLAPVNGRIKVHVLVDRDQLEVFGNDGKLSSSNNVDFDPALDSRGVSVYAQDGSVKLVSLLYNELQRAWPAFIPIANPGSNLAGPWQASGGMWANITDGNTCSATGDGFYLSGETGTDFTYEADLSLGTAVAAGITFRANASLTQQYTANINTSGGGQIKLWRPGSDLATYSTPITPGHAYHLKVVAVGSRIRVHLGSGSTPVIDVVDPAYTGGLFGLNVYNGSATLRNANAGLTTNLTGPWSTTNSIWTDTPAGKRSWATGDGFYLSGETGTDFTYEADLSLGTGGAAGITFRANASLTQQYTANINTSGGGQIKLWRPGSDLATYSTPITPGRAYHLKVVAVGSRIRVYLASGSTPVIDIIDTAYSSGLLGLNVWNGTMTAQNANVS